Proteins encoded by one window of Phytohabitans houttuyneae:
- a CDS encoding ADP-ribosyltransferase has translation MTVARRKFNPTLHPRDKNGRFTRSGTRDLKKGDRTAAAAVMAGFKPKRGVAGAKAAGYLSGISGSSGPGQTSAVQRYLNEGGFVDVHQALRAGKGADNPDVAELDAAMIELPDDLLVSRRVPLAMFGDATPDQLVGMKVRDAAYSPVSLSTVPGKADDVRLRIAVPKGTPAIVAPDSGELVLDRDLEMAVTSVEKNTVGGWDMHLVVLPKDGARDGSGGRSPAGGERSDQTPEAEPPAADAMPEASPAPSGDDTDAALRAELMRLRVPELQRRARERGLKPGRARKSQLVDMIVADERGDDSGDTTPAPEAPAPAAPSRTTGPLVGDAARDAAPVSIARGRARGGLTRAERQALVDYRGSLYLSANGVLRQGAGQVPDSPEYRTLARRIEGTDAAIAKSPLTADVEVARGVKTGRAVFGDAWDGDLTGAEWVEHAYVSTSTSEKTAGQFADFGARGGAKMRIRVPAGTPGVELSGGGIGASSESEILLRRGLTMRVVSDSGPGENRELVVEVVPDGGADTVGRRRGAAGVGGSRGPGGAGQDDDGLPGGANPAAAGGDGDADTAGVTADEPTTAATAPAGGAVTGARSATPPTPNTWGQATGGNDPIHFHDDGEIGTAIKAMGDDALMDIDGEPLADILGRLATDAVLGRGTSQQTLDGIKAVRDRLPDGSQARRQLDLAIDRLDAPDSPAPELPDGTPDALRQLAADLHAVPLVRREPGPEEDALADLATQVAAGRLSGRRLADAIRRLRNRRHESVEGKFEIDRAVDRAVAALTAR, from the coding sequence GTGACCGTGGCCCGCCGCAAGTTCAACCCGACCTTGCACCCGCGGGACAAGAACGGCCGCTTCACCCGGTCCGGCACCCGCGACCTGAAGAAGGGCGATCGTACGGCGGCGGCCGCGGTGATGGCCGGGTTCAAGCCGAAGCGCGGTGTCGCTGGCGCGAAGGCGGCCGGCTACCTGTCCGGGATCAGCGGCTCGAGCGGGCCGGGGCAGACCAGCGCGGTGCAGCGGTACCTGAACGAAGGCGGCTTCGTCGACGTCCACCAGGCGTTGCGGGCGGGCAAGGGCGCCGACAACCCGGACGTCGCCGAGCTCGACGCCGCGATGATCGAACTGCCGGACGACCTGCTCGTCTCCCGCCGGGTGCCGCTCGCGATGTTCGGTGACGCCACCCCGGACCAGCTGGTCGGGATGAAAGTCCGCGACGCCGCCTACTCGCCGGTGAGCCTGTCGACGGTGCCGGGCAAGGCCGACGACGTCCGCCTGCGGATCGCCGTCCCGAAGGGCACCCCCGCGATCGTCGCCCCGGACAGCGGTGAGCTGGTCCTTGACCGCGACCTGGAGATGGCCGTCACCAGCGTCGAGAAGAACACCGTCGGCGGCTGGGACATGCACCTCGTCGTCCTTCCCAAGGACGGCGCCCGAGACGGCAGCGGCGGCCGGTCCCCTGCCGGCGGGGAGCGTTCGGACCAGACGCCGGAGGCAGAGCCGCCGGCTGCCGATGCTATGCCTGAGGCCAGCCCGGCCCCATCCGGCGATGACACCGATGCGGCGCTCCGCGCGGAGCTGATGCGGCTACGGGTGCCGGAGTTGCAGCGCCGCGCCCGGGAGCGCGGCCTGAAGCCTGGCCGGGCCCGCAAGTCACAGCTCGTCGACATGATCGTCGCGGATGAGCGCGGTGACGACAGCGGCGACACCACCCCAGCCCCGGAGGCGCCCGCGCCGGCGGCTCCCAGCCGGACGACCGGACCCCTGGTAGGAGACGCCGCCCGCGACGCCGCACCGGTCTCTATCGCCCGCGGCCGCGCACGCGGTGGCCTGACCCGCGCCGAGCGGCAAGCGCTCGTCGACTACCGCGGCTCTCTGTACCTGTCGGCCAACGGGGTGCTGCGGCAAGGCGCCGGCCAGGTCCCGGACAGCCCCGAGTATCGGACGCTGGCCCGCCGGATCGAAGGCACCGACGCCGCGATCGCCAAGTCGCCGCTGACCGCAGACGTAGAAGTCGCGCGGGGTGTCAAGACCGGCCGGGCTGTGTTCGGCGACGCCTGGGACGGCGACCTGACCGGCGCCGAATGGGTGGAACACGCGTACGTGTCCACGAGCACCAGCGAGAAGACGGCCGGCCAGTTCGCTGACTTCGGCGCCCGCGGCGGCGCGAAGATGCGTATCCGGGTGCCAGCCGGGACCCCTGGTGTGGAGTTGTCCGGCGGCGGCATCGGCGCCAGCAGCGAGTCTGAGATCCTGCTCAGGCGCGGCCTGACAATGCGGGTGGTGTCCGACAGCGGGCCGGGCGAGAACCGTGAGCTGGTTGTGGAGGTGGTCCCCGATGGCGGAGCCGACACCGTCGGACGACGGCGAGGAGCCGCAGGTGTCGGCGGAAGCCGAGGACCAGGCGGCGCTGGACAGGATGACGATGGACTACCCGGTGGAGCTAACCCTGCCGCCGCAGGGGGCGACGGCGACGCAGACACCGCCGGAGTAACTGCGGACGAGCCGACGACCGCCGCAACCGCGCCGGCCGGTGGAGCGGTCACCGGCGCAAGATCCGCCACACCACCAACGCCAAACACGTGGGGGCAGGCGACCGGCGGCAACGACCCGATCCACTTCCACGACGACGGAGAGATTGGCACCGCCATCAAGGCCATGGGCGACGACGCGCTCATGGACATCGACGGCGAACCCCTTGCCGACATCCTCGGCCGCCTTGCCACCGACGCGGTGCTGGGCCGCGGCACCTCGCAGCAGACCCTCGACGGCATCAAGGCGGTCCGTGACCGGCTGCCCGACGGCAGCCAGGCCCGCCGCCAACTTGACCTCGCCATCGACCGGCTCGACGCCCCCGACAGCCCGGCCCCGGAACTGCCGGACGGCACCCCGGACGCGCTCCGGCAGCTTGCCGCCGACCTGCACGCTGTGCCGCTCGTTCGCCGTGAGCCGGGCCCGGAGGAGGACGCGCTCGCCGACCTCGCGACGCAGGTCGCCGCGGGCCGGCTGAGCGGCCGCCGCCTCGCCGACGCGATCCGCCGTCTCCGGAACCGCCGCCACGAGTCCGTTGAGGGCAAGTTCGAGATCGACCGCGCCGTCGACCGAGCGGTCGCCGCGCTCACCGCCCGATGA
- a CDS encoding helix-turn-helix domain-containing protein, which produces MSRAPNEQPRRAAWPFPGDNPLVRARKIAHMYRARLRALDVPACDEADATARMFGEDWAVPQLVTVEDDDVLRPSEAADFLCTSTANVRRLRLAGRLKGIETNEGWRYRVADLRELQNGRPRGGS; this is translated from the coding sequence GTGAGCCGGGCACCGAACGAGCAGCCGCGCCGCGCCGCTTGGCCGTTTCCCGGCGACAACCCGCTCGTCCGCGCCCGCAAGATCGCCCACATGTACCGTGCCCGGCTCCGCGCCCTGGATGTGCCCGCCTGCGACGAGGCCGACGCCACCGCCCGCATGTTCGGCGAGGACTGGGCCGTCCCGCAGCTCGTCACCGTCGAGGACGACGACGTGCTCCGGCCCTCCGAGGCCGCAGACTTCCTCTGCACCTCGACAGCCAACGTTCGCCGGCTCCGCCTCGCCGGCCGGCTGAAAGGCATCGAGACAAACGAGGGGTGGCGGTACCGAGTCGCCGACCTCCGCGAACTCCAGAATGGGCGCCCGCGTGGCGGAAGTTGA
- the terL gene encoding phage terminase large subunit, whose protein sequence is MTVAPVSPWEAAARMFEPPPPPEPRESPWQSPGELAKALDPKTVQTPALDLIDAALVDVAEGREDRLMISLAPQEGKSQRTSRRFPLWMLTRNPNLRVAIVSYAHGVARRWGRAIRDDIGMHSSTLDLKVNPNSAAAHEWELDGHEGGVYCVGITGSLTSRPVDLLIIDDPYKNGEQADSEAWQEIVQDFWTEVAIPRLGPGVAVVIIQTRWRHDDLSGWLQKRDDGVNWRIINIPAQADHNPAKGETDPLGREPGEYMQSTRGRTDEQWEQRKREMGSRAWNALCQGRPSPAQGNIFHRDWWVHYDQPQWTERADGTRWAVGFDEVIASWDMSFKDTEGTDYVCGQIWGRRGADAFLLDQVHDRLSFVGTCNKVRALAARWPQAALKLVEDKANGPAVINALSRKVPGLVPVEPDGSKAARAAAVSPFVESGNVKLPAVELCPWVDELIEEAQAFPRAANDDRVDAMSQALNRLLLNPILFDDEIVEDPDDEDPEGSISQY, encoded by the coding sequence GTGACGGTCGCGCCGGTGTCGCCGTGGGAAGCCGCCGCCCGCATGTTCGAGCCGCCCCCGCCGCCGGAGCCCCGCGAGTCGCCGTGGCAGTCGCCGGGCGAGTTGGCGAAGGCCCTCGATCCGAAGACGGTGCAGACCCCGGCGCTCGACCTCATCGACGCCGCGCTGGTCGACGTCGCCGAGGGCCGCGAAGACCGGCTGATGATTTCCCTCGCCCCGCAGGAAGGGAAGTCTCAGCGCACGTCGCGGCGGTTCCCGCTGTGGATGCTGACCCGCAACCCGAACCTGCGGGTCGCGATCGTGTCGTACGCCCACGGCGTCGCCCGCCGGTGGGGCCGGGCGATCCGCGACGACATCGGCATGCACAGCAGCACCCTCGACCTGAAGGTGAACCCGAACTCGGCGGCCGCCCACGAGTGGGAGCTCGACGGGCACGAGGGCGGCGTCTACTGCGTCGGCATCACCGGCTCGCTCACCTCACGACCAGTCGACCTGCTGATCATCGACGACCCGTACAAAAACGGCGAACAGGCCGACTCCGAAGCGTGGCAGGAGATCGTCCAGGACTTCTGGACCGAGGTCGCCATCCCACGCCTCGGCCCCGGCGTCGCCGTCGTGATCATCCAGACGCGGTGGCGGCACGACGACCTGTCCGGCTGGCTGCAGAAGCGCGACGACGGCGTCAACTGGCGGATCATCAACATCCCCGCCCAGGCCGACCACAACCCAGCCAAGGGCGAAACCGACCCGCTCGGCCGCGAACCCGGCGAGTACATGCAGTCGACCCGGGGCCGCACCGACGAGCAGTGGGAGCAGCGGAAGCGGGAGATGGGCTCCCGCGCCTGGAACGCACTCTGCCAGGGCAGGCCGTCGCCGGCGCAGGGCAACATCTTCCACCGCGACTGGTGGGTCCACTACGACCAGCCGCAGTGGACAGAACGGGCCGACGGCACCCGCTGGGCGGTCGGCTTCGACGAGGTCATCGCCTCGTGGGACATGTCGTTCAAGGACACCGAGGGCACCGACTACGTGTGCGGCCAGATCTGGGGCCGCCGCGGCGCCGACGCTTTCCTGCTCGACCAGGTGCACGATCGGCTGTCTTTTGTCGGCACCTGCAACAAGGTGCGGGCGCTCGCCGCCCGGTGGCCGCAGGCGGCGCTGAAGCTGGTCGAGGACAAGGCCAACGGGCCGGCCGTCATCAACGCGCTCTCCCGCAAGGTGCCGGGGTTGGTTCCGGTGGAACCGGACGGGTCAAAGGCGGCCCGGGCCGCCGCGGTGTCACCGTTCGTCGAGTCCGGCAACGTTAAACTCCCCGCCGTCGAGCTGTGCCCGTGGGTAGACGAGCTGATCGAAGAAGCGCAGGCCTTCCCGCGTGCGGCGAACGACGACCGGGTCGACGCGATGTCGCAGGCGCTGAACCGGCTGCTACTCAACCCGATCCTCTTCGACGACGAGATCGTCGAGGACCCCGACGACGAAGACCCCGAAGGCAGCATCTCGCAGTACTGA
- a CDS encoding dATP/dGTP pyrophosphohydrolase domain-containing protein encodes MIELPEGQQSNLGPFFNESADDLNVSIRKLVAGLDTLGIRPYADNAPSWSWVMFCLDRIETLRREVARVRADAASAPASVDASFVARKREFSARTFGPQALAGVIDHIRKELVEVEADPTDLGEWVDVIMLGLDGAWRAGHEPQEILDAIVAKQARCEARTWPDWRTTDPGQAIEHDRGVAPAESVVGAPTAISALRAGARKMCPSRWCRPTASRPPKRCWPNANGSCWSSRARVPPRLAGCTTRTPDHAHLGSRARPLP; translated from the coding sequence ATGATCGAGCTACCCGAAGGGCAACAATCCAACCTCGGGCCGTTCTTCAACGAGAGCGCCGACGACCTGAACGTCTCGATCCGCAAGCTCGTCGCCGGCCTCGACACGCTCGGCATCCGGCCGTACGCCGACAACGCGCCTTCGTGGTCGTGGGTGATGTTCTGCCTCGACCGCATCGAGACGTTGCGGCGCGAGGTTGCTCGGGTACGTGCTGACGCAGCCTCCGCGCCGGCCTCCGTGGATGCGTCGTTCGTCGCCCGCAAGCGGGAGTTCTCGGCGCGCACGTTCGGACCACAGGCCCTCGCCGGCGTCATCGACCACATCCGCAAGGAGCTTGTGGAGGTCGAGGCTGATCCGACCGATCTCGGTGAGTGGGTGGACGTCATCATGTTGGGCTTGGATGGCGCCTGGCGTGCCGGCCACGAGCCGCAGGAGATCCTCGACGCGATTGTCGCCAAGCAGGCACGCTGCGAAGCGCGTACCTGGCCGGACTGGCGTACCACCGATCCCGGCCAGGCGATCGAGCACGACCGCGGCGTCGCGCCCGCTGAGAGCGTCGTAGGGGCTCCAACAGCTATCTCCGCGCTTCGCGCAGGGGCAAGGAAGATGTGCCCCTCGCGGTGGTGCCGGCCTACCGCCTCGCGGCCACCCAAGCGGTGCTGGCCGAACGCGAACGGGAGCTGTTGGAGCTCAAGGGCGCGTGTTCCACCGAGGCTTGCCGGCTGCACTACGCGCACGCCGGACCATGCGCACCTCGGGTCGAGAGCGCGACCACTGCCGTAG
- a CDS encoding phage major capsid protein, which produces MTTTTTFSTTVERLDAGAVDIREAFGGLSQVGQRAPRHDPAWEGKLLEAERFMQDLRTGRRDLWQFREAMSTSDFPLLFADSLDRQLYGAYEATVPTWQNYARSEVVNDFREVKRFATSGIRGILTKVGELADHPRRSQTETEYKYGVDKYEAGFALSFEAMINDDLGAFMRMPQDLADSARDSEEHFVTTLFADASGPDAAFYTVGNDNLLTGNPALDREALQAAITKLMKRTDEKGNPIVVKAVELVVGPGLAMEAQEIINATEYRAVAANGDVTVIKGNGIGANLRVSVNYWIPTVASTANADTSWWVFANPNGPRPALAFGRLRGYEQPALYEKIPDMRRIGGGEVPWSFDHGASEKKVQHVFGGAQVDPKMTVASNGSES; this is translated from the coding sequence ATGACCACCACGACCACGTTCAGCACCACGGTGGAGCGGCTCGACGCCGGCGCCGTGGACATCCGCGAGGCGTTCGGCGGCCTCTCCCAGGTCGGGCAGCGCGCCCCGCGTCACGACCCTGCCTGGGAGGGCAAGCTGCTCGAGGCCGAGCGGTTCATGCAGGACCTGCGTACCGGGCGCCGCGACCTGTGGCAGTTCCGGGAGGCGATGAGCACCAGCGACTTCCCGCTGCTGTTCGCCGACTCCCTCGACCGCCAGCTCTATGGCGCCTACGAGGCCACGGTCCCGACGTGGCAGAACTACGCCCGCTCGGAGGTCGTCAACGACTTCCGCGAGGTCAAGCGGTTCGCGACGAGCGGCATCCGCGGCATTCTCACCAAGGTCGGCGAACTCGCTGACCACCCGCGCCGGTCGCAGACGGAGACCGAGTACAAGTACGGCGTCGACAAGTACGAGGCCGGCTTCGCTCTCTCGTTCGAGGCGATGATCAACGACGACCTGGGCGCGTTCATGCGCATGCCGCAGGACCTCGCTGACTCGGCGCGGGACTCCGAGGAGCACTTCGTCACGACCCTGTTCGCTGACGCCAGCGGGCCCGACGCCGCGTTCTACACCGTCGGCAACGACAACCTCCTGACCGGCAACCCGGCCCTGGACCGGGAGGCGCTGCAGGCCGCTATCACGAAGCTGATGAAGCGGACGGACGAGAAGGGCAACCCGATCGTCGTCAAGGCGGTCGAGCTGGTCGTCGGCCCGGGCCTTGCCATGGAGGCGCAGGAGATCATCAACGCGACCGAGTACCGGGCGGTCGCCGCGAACGGCGACGTGACGGTCATCAAGGGCAACGGTATCGGCGCGAACCTGCGGGTCTCCGTCAACTACTGGATCCCGACCGTCGCGAGCACGGCGAACGCCGACACGAGCTGGTGGGTGTTCGCGAACCCGAACGGCCCGCGGCCGGCGCTGGCCTTCGGCCGGCTGCGCGGCTACGAGCAGCCGGCCCTGTACGAGAAGATCCCGGACATGCGCCGCATCGGCGGCGGCGAGGTTCCGTGGAGCTTCGACCACGGCGCCAGCGAGAAGAAGGTCCAGCACGTCTTCGGCGGCGCGCAGGTCGACCCGAAGATGACCGTGGCCTCCAACGGCTCCGAGTCCTGA
- a CDS encoding HNH endonuclease: MSAKARGWCGTHYNRWHQYGDPEAPVRQRPVRLCEVAECRNKYYAKGFCRRHHTRFYYETNRERVKASQAVYRAANRETARERSREWRRANPERATASVRAWYATNRERVREYRRRYRASNRDVVRAANSRRKALHKNAPVNDLTARQWREIKAVYRFRCAYCRRRLPLTIDHVVPLSKGGPHTASNVVPACQRCNSRKGDRAAPIFQPLLF, translated from the coding sequence ATGTCCGCCAAGGCCCGGGGCTGGTGCGGCACCCACTACAACCGGTGGCATCAGTATGGAGACCCCGAAGCGCCGGTGCGTCAGCGGCCAGTGCGTCTGTGCGAGGTCGCCGAATGCCGCAACAAGTACTACGCCAAAGGCTTCTGCCGGCGTCACCACACGCGGTTCTACTACGAGACGAACCGTGAACGCGTCAAGGCCAGCCAGGCCGTCTACCGCGCGGCCAACCGCGAGACGGCTCGTGAGCGGAGCCGGGAGTGGCGGCGGGCGAACCCGGAGCGTGCAACCGCCTCGGTGCGCGCGTGGTACGCGACCAACCGCGAACGGGTCCGTGAGTACCGGCGCCGGTACCGCGCCTCGAACCGCGACGTCGTTCGGGCGGCCAACAGCCGCCGCAAGGCGCTCCACAAGAACGCGCCTGTCAACGACCTGACGGCGCGGCAGTGGCGTGAGATCAAGGCTGTCTACCGGTTCCGCTGCGCCTACTGCCGCCGCAGGCTGCCGTTGACGATCGATCACGTAGTTCCGCTGTCAAAGGGCGGCCCCCACACGGCGTCCAACGTCGTACCCGCCTGCCAGCGATGCAACAGCCGCAAGGGCGACAGAGCGGCACCGATCTTCCAGCCGTTGCTCTTCTAA
- a CDS encoding N,N-dimethylformamidase beta subunit family domain-containing protein: MSVISDENALTGTPKATWDVTGAGDTSIQGFPRRMSVNQGDTLQFSVHSPDSAWAGTVYRLGWYSGDGGRDIDDVSGPQTAQPAGTTNATTGMVDCGNWLTNGSWAVPADACPGVYVIKIWRTDNTALASHIGPFVVRDPSRKAPLAVKTSDSTWQAYNHAGADPDDILNGKSIYGTGTSSAFTFSQATRSRAVSYHRPLVTRQHLPQTSFWNAEYPLVRWLERCGYDLDYVSCVDVDTNPDLLLDREAVVSSGHDEYWSPGMRDAHIEARDAGVNQLYLSGNEAFWRINYNADRRQYACWKDTHDGALNPTGVYSGTWQDTRGFNPDRRPAALLNGQRFRLNGLSAYELVATADHAGSPFWRDTAVAALSGASTWTSPDHIIGFEGDEPADMDPGETPSGLLRLSEVTYTVANLIADDDGNIYTGSGDYTHALTLYRAQSGAMVFGAGTVQYAWGLDDIHDRHPGGTLATTVLQQALTNLLADMGVPPETLPAGLVEPVPVDSTAYGFTEDPMANAAFNKFKEGLLGGLYDLNTATIKAALVRGYTFDPTDEFVADVVATGTINGTSAALANPTLTDGVFDADDTSIATTANATNHGLLVFQSSAVTGGADVAQSAQRLIAYYDTGTGLPIQPGTGTVAVGWSGGTNRILKVG; the protein is encoded by the coding sequence GTGTCGGTGATCTCCGACGAGAACGCGCTCACCGGCACCCCAAAAGCCACGTGGGACGTCACCGGCGCCGGCGACACCAGCATCCAGGGCTTCCCCCGACGCATGTCCGTGAACCAAGGCGACACGCTCCAGTTCTCGGTCCACTCGCCGGACAGCGCCTGGGCAGGAACTGTGTACCGGCTCGGCTGGTACAGCGGGGACGGCGGCCGCGACATCGACGACGTCTCCGGCCCGCAAACCGCGCAGCCGGCCGGCACCACCAACGCGACCACGGGCATGGTCGACTGCGGGAACTGGCTGACCAACGGCAGCTGGGCGGTGCCGGCCGACGCCTGCCCAGGCGTGTACGTGATCAAGATCTGGCGGACCGACAACACCGCCCTCGCCTCCCACATCGGCCCGTTCGTCGTCCGCGACCCCAGCCGCAAAGCACCGCTCGCGGTGAAGACGTCGGACTCGACGTGGCAGGCGTACAACCACGCCGGCGCCGACCCGGACGACATCCTCAACGGCAAGTCGATCTACGGCACCGGGACCAGCAGCGCCTTCACCTTCAGCCAGGCCACCCGCTCGCGGGCGGTGTCGTACCACCGGCCGCTGGTCACCCGGCAGCACCTGCCGCAGACGTCGTTCTGGAACGCCGAATACCCGTTGGTGCGGTGGCTGGAGCGGTGCGGTTACGACCTGGACTACGTGTCGTGCGTCGACGTGGACACCAACCCCGACCTGCTCCTCGACCGCGAGGCCGTGGTGTCGTCCGGGCACGACGAGTACTGGTCACCCGGCATGCGGGACGCGCACATCGAGGCCCGCGACGCTGGCGTCAACCAGCTGTACCTGTCCGGGAACGAAGCGTTCTGGCGGATCAACTACAACGCCGACCGCCGCCAGTACGCCTGCTGGAAAGACACCCACGACGGCGCCCTCAACCCGACCGGGGTGTACTCGGGCACCTGGCAGGACACCCGCGGCTTCAACCCCGACCGGCGGCCGGCCGCCCTCCTGAACGGGCAACGGTTCCGCCTCAACGGCCTGTCCGCCTACGAGCTCGTCGCGACCGCCGACCACGCGGGTAGCCCGTTCTGGCGCGACACCGCCGTGGCGGCGCTGTCCGGCGCCAGCACCTGGACGTCGCCGGACCACATCATCGGCTTCGAAGGCGACGAACCCGCCGACATGGACCCCGGCGAAACACCGTCCGGGCTGCTGCGCCTGTCCGAGGTCACCTACACGGTGGCGAACCTGATCGCGGACGACGACGGCAACATCTACACCGGCTCCGGTGACTACACCCACGCCCTCACCCTCTACCGGGCGCAGTCCGGGGCGATGGTGTTCGGGGCCGGCACCGTCCAGTACGCGTGGGGCCTGGACGACATCCACGACCGCCACCCCGGCGGCACCCTCGCCACCACCGTGCTGCAGCAGGCGCTCACCAACCTGCTCGCCGACATGGGCGTCCCGCCCGAAACCCTCCCGGCCGGGCTCGTCGAGCCGGTCCCGGTTGATTCCACCGCCTACGGCTTCACGGAGGACCCAATGGCCAACGCCGCCTTCAACAAGTTCAAGGAAGGGCTGCTGGGCGGCCTCTACGACCTGAACACCGCCACCATCAAGGCCGCCTTGGTCCGCGGCTACACCTTCGACCCGACCGACGAGTTCGTCGCCGACGTGGTCGCGACCGGCACCATCAACGGCACCAGCGCCGCGCTCGCGAACCCCACCCTCACCGACGGCGTGTTCGACGCCGACGACACGTCGATCGCCACCACCGCGAACGCCACCAACCACGGCCTGCTGGTGTTCCAGTCCAGCGCGGTGACCGGCGGCGCCGACGTCGCACAGTCGGCGCAGCGGCTGATCGCCTACTACGACACCGGCACCGGCCTGCCCATCCAGCCCGGCACAGGCACAGTCGCGGTGGGCTGGTCCGGCGGCACCAACCGCATCCTGAAGGTCGGCTAA
- a CDS encoding phage minor head protein, which translates to MPPIVLDGHNGSRALRARRWRVAITAETLRRLRDLASTVGGEVDDTVRSLTAAWVRAWDELDPAWRRALNDILSSAAATGAWPAPWQLYRVASVSAAAQQTEMALTALAAEAGITTSAGASTAVAATAAAEPLIIASQLPAEMAADAAAVYAAAVLPTALDVIVQRTTERITAQTRPLGRTADEAVRRALIRGIAVGDNPNVAARDMLARVQDAFEGGLGRAIVVARTEMVDAYRQASRYAHEANSDVLAGWTWLCRLDTTSCVACWAMHGTVFPLSEPGPLDHPQGRCARAPKVKPWRELGFAVDEPADVLPDGRATFDALDEADQLAVLGRARLDLLRSGRIRWDQLAIRKDNPGWRPSYVPTPLHALQRAAGRRA; encoded by the coding sequence ATGCCGCCCATCGTGCTCGACGGACACAACGGCAGTCGCGCCCTGCGCGCCCGGAGGTGGCGCGTGGCGATCACCGCCGAGACGCTGCGCCGGCTCCGCGACCTCGCCTCAACCGTCGGCGGCGAGGTTGACGACACCGTCCGGTCGCTGACCGCCGCGTGGGTGCGGGCGTGGGACGAACTCGACCCGGCGTGGCGACGCGCCCTCAACGACATCCTCTCCAGCGCGGCGGCCACGGGCGCCTGGCCAGCGCCATGGCAGCTGTACCGCGTCGCGTCCGTGTCGGCCGCCGCACAGCAGACCGAGATGGCGTTGACTGCGCTGGCCGCCGAGGCCGGCATCACCACCTCCGCCGGGGCGTCCACCGCAGTCGCCGCGACCGCAGCAGCAGAGCCGCTGATCATCGCGTCGCAGCTACCCGCCGAGATGGCCGCCGACGCGGCCGCCGTCTACGCCGCCGCGGTCCTGCCGACCGCGCTCGACGTGATCGTGCAGCGCACCACCGAGCGGATCACCGCGCAGACCCGGCCGCTCGGCCGTACCGCTGACGAAGCCGTCCGCCGCGCCCTGATCCGGGGCATCGCCGTCGGCGACAACCCCAACGTCGCCGCGCGGGACATGCTCGCCCGCGTGCAGGACGCCTTCGAGGGCGGCTTGGGCCGCGCGATCGTTGTCGCGCGCACCGAGATGGTGGATGCCTACCGCCAAGCGTCCCGGTACGCGCACGAGGCCAACAGCGACGTGCTGGCCGGGTGGACGTGGCTGTGCCGCCTCGACACCACCTCATGCGTCGCCTGCTGGGCCATGCACGGCACCGTCTTCCCGCTCTCCGAACCTGGCCCGCTCGACCACCCGCAAGGCCGGTGCGCGCGGGCACCGAAGGTCAAACCATGGCGCGAGCTCGGGTTCGCGGTCGACGAGCCGGCCGACGTCCTCCCCGACGGGCGGGCAACCTTCGACGCCCTCGACGAAGCCGACCAGCTGGCGGTCCTCGGCCGGGCACGCCTCGACCTGCTCCGGTCCGGTCGGATCCGTTGGGACCAGCTCGCGATCCGTAAGGACAACCCCGGCTGGCGGCCCAGCTACGTGCCGACACCGCTGCACGCGTTGCAGCGCGCCGCCGGACGACGGGCGTGA
- a CDS encoding capsid cement protein, whose amino-acid sequence MRKELTHGAQHRARDRRPARHRRLPPRRPESGQPVRWGELVGVALADEDTATGKTPVKFNGTAELSVKGVNGGGNSAVADGDQLFYVDADTPPISKKNTGRLVGQAMATVGSGATATILVRLNG is encoded by the coding sequence CTGAGGAAGGAGCTGACCCATGGCGCTCAACATCGTGCACGAGATCGGCGACCAGCTCGACATCGTCGTCTCCCACCCCGCCGCCCCGAGTCGGGCCAGCCGGTCCGCTGGGGCGAGCTCGTCGGCGTCGCCCTCGCCGATGAGGACACCGCTACCGGTAAGACGCCGGTGAAGTTCAACGGCACCGCCGAACTGTCGGTCAAGGGCGTCAACGGCGGCGGCAACAGTGCCGTCGCCGACGGCGACCAGCTGTTCTACGTCGACGCCGACACCCCGCCCATCTCGAAGAAGAACACCGGCCGGCTGGTCGGCCAGGCCATGGCAACTGTCGGTTCCGGGGCCACCGCCACCATCCTCGTCCGGCTGAACGGCTGA